The following proteins are encoded in a genomic region of Arthrobacter jiangjiafuii:
- a CDS encoding energy-coupling factor transporter transmembrane component T family protein has product MSTGMNGAADLRNPSARPAGTLLERANPLSKVAAALALTVAVLLTVDWVSSAVVLAGELVLLPLLRISPLALFKRVWPLVIAALIGAWGTALLAEKTGSVLLDAGPLLFTTDSVGAGIAIGLRGLAIALPGIYLLLSTDPTDLADALAQKLRLPQRFVLGALAAMRLVGLLVSEWQSLGMARRARGVGADAGALARVRSFGGQAVVLLVQAVRRATRLAAAMEARGFGNGARTWARTSVFTALDAWITLYGVVLAAAALAAAAAAGTFNFILT; this is encoded by the coding sequence GTGAGCACTGGCATGAACGGCGCGGCGGACCTGCGCAATCCTTCCGCCCGGCCGGCGGGAACCCTGCTGGAACGCGCCAATCCACTGTCGAAGGTGGCTGCGGCGCTGGCCCTGACCGTGGCCGTGCTCCTGACCGTGGACTGGGTCAGCTCAGCCGTTGTGCTGGCCGGAGAGCTGGTGCTGCTGCCGCTGTTGAGGATCTCCCCGCTGGCCCTGTTCAAACGTGTCTGGCCCCTGGTCATCGCGGCGCTGATCGGAGCCTGGGGCACGGCATTGCTGGCGGAAAAGACCGGCAGCGTGCTGCTGGACGCCGGCCCGCTGCTGTTCACCACAGACTCGGTGGGAGCCGGAATAGCGATTGGGCTGCGCGGGCTGGCAATCGCCCTGCCCGGGATCTATCTGCTGCTGTCCACCGATCCCACCGACCTCGCGGATGCCCTCGCGCAGAAGCTGCGCCTGCCCCAGCGGTTTGTCCTCGGGGCCCTGGCTGCCATGCGCCTGGTGGGCCTGCTGGTGTCCGAGTGGCAAAGCCTGGGCATGGCCCGGCGGGCACGAGGTGTCGGTGCCGACGCCGGGGCCCTGGCCCGGGTGCGGTCCTTCGGCGGCCAGGCTGTGGTGCTGCTGGTCCAGGCCGTCCGGCGGGCCACCCGGCTGGCAGCGGCAATGGAGGCCCGGGGCTTCGGCAACGGCGCCCGGACCTGGGCGCGGACCTCGGTTTTCACCGCACTCGATGCCTGGATCACCCTCTACGGGGTGGTGCTGGCCGCCGCCGCACTGGCAGCTGCGGCAGCGGCCGGCACCTTCAACTTCATCCTGACCTGA
- a CDS encoding Na+/H+ antiporter subunit D, translated as MNTISLAPLAVVLPFFGAALAFILIRHTRAQRVISISILSVTLILEVFLLFAVWETGAQAVNLGGWLPPVGITMVVDQFSALMLVVSSAVSLAVLIYAAGQGMTDGDEDGPISIFHPTYLILVAGVSNAFLAGDLFNLYVGFEILLTASYVLMTLGGTTPRIRAGVTYVVVSVVSSLLFLITIAMIYAATGTVNMADLAVKLADLDQGTQLMLHLMLLVAFGIKAAVFPLSFWLPDSYPTAPAPVTAVFAGLLTKVGVYAMVRTETLLFPGDRINTLLMVVAGLTMLVGILGALAQTDIKRMLSFTLVSHIGYMVFGLAVGSVVGIGSAVFYVVHHITVQTSLFLVTGLIERRGGTANMDRLGGLAKLSPLLGVLYFIPAINLAGIPPFSGFLGKLGLMEAGVDLGTPLAFVLVGASVVTSLLTLLVMARVWNRAFWRTPEDAVHPDPILLATGTDGSSLRHSGDVNEKSTGKFAGRDAVDLLPRTMVYPTVGLVALGVSLTVLAGPLFSLSDNAAQDLVDRTPYIEAVLGEGAGQ; from the coding sequence ATGAACACCATAAGTCTGGCCCCGCTGGCCGTGGTCCTGCCGTTCTTCGGCGCCGCCCTGGCCTTCATCCTGATCCGGCACACACGCGCCCAGCGTGTCATCAGCATCAGCATCCTGTCCGTGACGCTGATCCTCGAGGTGTTCCTGCTGTTCGCCGTCTGGGAGACCGGCGCGCAGGCCGTGAACCTGGGCGGCTGGCTGCCGCCGGTGGGCATCACCATGGTGGTGGACCAATTCTCGGCCCTGATGCTGGTGGTTTCCTCGGCCGTGAGCCTGGCGGTCCTCATCTACGCCGCAGGGCAGGGCATGACCGACGGCGACGAAGACGGGCCGATCTCGATCTTCCACCCGACCTACCTGATCCTGGTGGCAGGAGTGTCCAACGCCTTCCTCGCCGGGGACCTCTTCAACCTCTATGTCGGGTTCGAAATCCTGCTCACGGCCAGCTACGTGCTGATGACCCTCGGCGGAACCACCCCGCGCATCCGCGCCGGCGTCACCTACGTCGTCGTCAGCGTGGTCTCCTCGCTGCTGTTCCTGATCACCATTGCGATGATCTACGCAGCCACCGGCACGGTGAACATGGCTGACCTGGCCGTGAAACTGGCCGACCTGGACCAGGGCACCCAGCTGATGCTGCACCTGATGCTGCTGGTGGCCTTCGGGATCAAGGCTGCCGTTTTCCCACTGTCCTTCTGGCTCCCCGACTCCTACCCGACGGCGCCGGCTCCGGTCACCGCGGTGTTCGCCGGCCTGCTGACCAAGGTTGGCGTCTACGCCATGGTCCGCACCGAAACCCTGCTCTTCCCCGGCGACCGGATCAACACCCTGCTGATGGTGGTGGCGGGGCTGACCATGCTGGTGGGCATCCTCGGTGCGCTGGCACAGACCGACATCAAGCGAATGCTCTCCTTCACCCTGGTAAGCCACATCGGCTACATGGTCTTCGGGCTGGCGGTCGGCTCGGTGGTGGGCATCGGGTCAGCGGTGTTCTACGTGGTCCACCACATTACGGTCCAGACTTCCCTGTTCCTGGTCACCGGCCTGATTGAACGGCGGGGCGGGACCGCGAACATGGACCGCTTGGGCGGGCTGGCCAAACTCTCCCCGCTGCTTGGCGTCCTCTACTTCATCCCCGCGATCAACCTCGCGGGCATCCCGCCGTTCTCCGGCTTCCTCGGGAAACTCGGGCTCATGGAGGCCGGCGTGGACCTCGGGACACCGCTGGCTTTCGTCCTCGTGGGAGCCAGCGTGGTGACCAGCCTGCTGACCCTGCTGGTGATGGCCCGGGTCTGGAACCGCGCCTTCTGGCGGACCCCGGAAGACGCCGTGCATCCGGATCCGATCCTGCTGGCGACCGGCACCGACGGTTCCTCGCTGCGCCACTCCGGCGACGTCAACGAAAAGTCCACCGGCAAGTTCGCCGGCCGCGACGCCGTGGACCTGCTGCCGCGCACCATGGTGTACCCAACGGTGGGGCTCGTGGCCCTGGGTGTCTCGCTGACCGTCCTGGCCGGCCCGCTGTTCTCGCTGAGCGACAACGCGGCGCAGGACCTGGTGGACCGCACCCCGTACATTGAAGCAGTCCTCGGAGAGGGGGCAGGCCAATGA
- a CDS encoding DUF4235 domain-containing protein, with the protein MNLILKLLATGVSIGAGLLSAKVLDFVWTRVTGNEPPRDNDGVLDVSLRTAVIFAVVSGAVSQGIRVLTTRGTQRAIERYKKTPEVV; encoded by the coding sequence ATGAACCTGATCCTCAAACTGCTCGCTACCGGTGTCAGCATCGGCGCCGGCCTGCTGTCCGCAAAAGTCCTGGACTTCGTCTGGACGCGAGTCACGGGCAACGAACCGCCCCGGGACAACGACGGCGTCCTGGACGTCAGCCTGCGCACCGCCGTGATCTTCGCCGTCGTCTCCGGTGCGGTCAGCCAGGGTATCCGGGTGCTGACCACGCGCGGCACGCAGCGCGCCATCGAGCGCTACAAGAAGACCCCCGAGGTCGTCTAG
- a CDS encoding ECF transporter S component has translation MKQHISKARPTSLRRPWRVVDIVVASVLAVAVGVIFWAWSLAYGGVEALFLAFPPLGGLYTGGWLIAGVLGALIIRKPGAAIYCEVLASAVSGVLGTQFGLSVLLSGFLQGLGAELVFLAFLYLRYTLPVALLAGLVSGLFLGASESILYKPEWALQWQALYTVFAAVSGAVIAGLGSWLAARALARTGVLAPFASGRAADVRSDARA, from the coding sequence ATGAAGCAGCACATTTCAAAGGCCCGGCCCACCTCCCTGCGCCGCCCGTGGCGGGTGGTGGACATTGTGGTCGCCTCAGTCCTGGCCGTGGCCGTCGGCGTTATCTTCTGGGCCTGGTCATTGGCCTACGGGGGAGTGGAAGCCCTGTTCCTGGCCTTCCCCCCGCTGGGCGGCCTCTACACCGGCGGCTGGCTGATCGCCGGCGTGCTCGGGGCGTTGATCATCCGCAAACCCGGCGCTGCCATTTACTGCGAGGTCCTCGCCTCGGCCGTCTCCGGCGTCCTGGGCACCCAGTTCGGCCTCTCCGTGCTGCTCTCCGGGTTCCTCCAGGGCCTGGGCGCCGAGCTGGTATTCCTGGCCTTCCTCTACCTCCGGTACACCCTGCCGGTGGCGCTGCTGGCCGGCCTGGTCTCGGGCCTTTTCCTCGGCGCCAGCGAGAGCATCCTCTACAAGCCGGAATGGGCCCTGCAGTGGCAGGCACTGTACACAGTGTTCGCCGCCGTTTCGGGTGCCGTCATAGCCGGCCTCGGCTCCTGGCTGGCCGCCCGGGCATTGGCGCGTACCGGTGTGCTGGCCCCTTTCGCCTCCGGGCGGGCAGCGGACGTGCGCTCCGATGCCCGGGCCTAG
- a CDS encoding Na+/H+ antiporter subunit A produces the protein MLFVLTVLFTVALVAPLLFRRFGRSAFYILAAVPAAAFIWLLLTFDRYTGADQTLASGAPNAPPSVIIPWIPDLQVELAFRMDTLAAVLSILILGVGSLVLFYCARYFRPGDAQMGAFGSQLLAFAAAMFGLVTADDLILLFIFWELTTILSYLLIGYSAHRLSARRAALQALIVTTFGGLAMLVGMIMLGEAAGTFRISAILAMAPDLVSRGTMVDVAVVLMLLGAVSKSALLPFHFWLPAAMAAPTPVSAYLHAAAMVKAGIYLIARLAPGFSDSTYWHAVVLVLGLSTMLLGGWRALRQYDLKLILAYGTVSQLGFLTLVVGLGNREAAVAGLGLLLAHGFFKATLFLVVGIIDHQSGTRDLRKLSGIYRRAPLLCAVAVIGAASMAGIPPLLGFVAKESVYETFVHYAEHEGTVAAAVLLAGVVIGSILTLAYSARFVWGGFAGKTGSEPTAFKPVPAAFLTAPAILAVATVLFGLWPAPLDAAIVSYAGLFPADGEPTHLALWHGFTTALLLTAITIAAGLALFWQRVRVERLQARFTAPLDAERSYRGIVGVLDDVAVWVTGRTQRGSLMFYLFVILTVAVITPLTALVVVGAPLPEQFHWFDSPLQAVIGVGIILGAVAAARANKRFLAVLMVSVTGYGIALIFALQGAPDLALTQMLVETIVLVAFVLALRSLPARLWKREPSGHRLLRALLGIGFGTAMVVIAMTAMASRVAEPISLAFPNLAYEVGGGANIVNVTLVDIRAWDTFGEISVLAMAATGVASLIFVRGRGDKRRRAENVATGSVDRGREYFAASGRQEATLAMARKFSSVSRDAWLVAGRTLAPERRSIIFEVVTRLLFHSVIMFSIYLLLAGHNLPGGGFAGGLMAGLALTIRYLAGGRFELAEASPVSAGLLLGGGLGLAGLSAAAPLAFGGQILQSAIIKFTWPVFGEIKFVTSTIFDIGVYLVVVGLVLDVLRSLGSEIDERSEGGSAPEAELVEPEPEVPATEEREEEEEEVSR, from the coding sequence GTGCTATTTGTGCTCACCGTTTTGTTTACGGTGGCATTGGTGGCGCCCTTATTGTTCCGCAGGTTCGGCCGGTCGGCCTTCTACATCCTTGCCGCCGTTCCCGCCGCGGCCTTCATCTGGCTGCTGCTCACGTTCGACCGCTACACCGGCGCCGACCAGACACTGGCCTCGGGCGCTCCCAACGCCCCGCCGTCGGTCATTATCCCCTGGATCCCCGACCTCCAGGTGGAGCTCGCGTTCCGGATGGACACGCTGGCCGCGGTCCTGTCGATCCTGATCCTTGGCGTCGGCTCGCTGGTCCTCTTCTATTGCGCCCGCTATTTCCGTCCCGGCGATGCCCAGATGGGCGCCTTCGGCTCCCAGCTGCTGGCCTTTGCCGCGGCGATGTTCGGGCTGGTGACCGCAGATGACCTGATCCTGCTGTTCATCTTCTGGGAACTGACCACCATCCTGTCCTACCTGCTGATCGGTTATTCGGCGCACCGGCTCTCGGCCCGCCGCGCCGCCCTGCAGGCGCTCATCGTCACCACCTTCGGCGGGCTGGCGATGCTGGTGGGAATGATCATGCTGGGGGAGGCAGCGGGGACATTCCGCATTTCCGCCATCCTGGCGATGGCGCCGGACCTGGTCTCCCGCGGCACGATGGTCGATGTCGCGGTTGTGCTGATGCTGCTCGGCGCGGTTTCCAAGTCAGCGCTGCTGCCGTTCCACTTCTGGCTGCCGGCAGCCATGGCCGCACCCACACCGGTCAGCGCGTACCTGCATGCCGCAGCCATGGTCAAAGCCGGCATCTATCTCATCGCCCGGCTGGCCCCCGGCTTCTCCGACTCCACCTACTGGCACGCCGTCGTGCTGGTCCTGGGCCTGTCCACCATGCTGCTGGGCGGCTGGCGGGCCCTGCGCCAGTACGACCTGAAGCTGATCCTGGCCTACGGCACGGTGAGCCAGCTCGGCTTCCTGACCCTGGTCGTGGGACTGGGCAACCGGGAAGCGGCAGTGGCCGGGCTTGGCCTGCTGCTGGCCCACGGCTTCTTCAAGGCCACACTGTTCCTGGTGGTCGGCATCATCGACCACCAGTCCGGCACCCGCGACCTGCGCAAGCTCTCCGGCATCTACCGCCGGGCCCCGCTGCTCTGCGCCGTGGCCGTGATCGGCGCCGCCTCGATGGCCGGGATCCCGCCGCTGCTGGGCTTCGTGGCGAAGGAATCGGTCTACGAGACGTTCGTCCACTACGCCGAGCACGAGGGCACGGTTGCCGCAGCGGTCCTGCTGGCCGGCGTCGTCATCGGCTCCATCCTCACCCTGGCCTACAGTGCCCGGTTTGTCTGGGGCGGCTTCGCGGGCAAGACCGGCAGCGAGCCCACCGCCTTCAAGCCGGTTCCGGCGGCCTTCCTCACCGCCCCGGCCATCCTTGCTGTGGCCACTGTGCTCTTCGGCCTCTGGCCGGCGCCGCTGGATGCGGCGATCGTCTCCTATGCGGGCCTGTTCCCGGCCGACGGCGAGCCCACCCACCTGGCGCTGTGGCACGGCTTCACCACCGCGCTGCTGCTCACGGCTATCACCATCGCCGCCGGGCTGGCGCTGTTCTGGCAGCGGGTGCGGGTGGAACGCCTGCAGGCACGTTTCACCGCTCCGCTGGACGCCGAACGTTCCTACCGCGGCATTGTGGGCGTGCTCGACGACGTCGCCGTTTGGGTCACCGGGCGCACGCAGCGCGGTTCGCTGATGTTCTACCTGTTCGTCATCCTGACGGTGGCGGTGATAACCCCGCTGACCGCCCTGGTCGTGGTCGGCGCGCCCCTGCCCGAGCAGTTCCACTGGTTCGACTCGCCGCTGCAGGCAGTCATCGGGGTTGGCATCATCCTCGGCGCCGTGGCCGCGGCCCGGGCCAACAAGCGCTTCCTGGCCGTGCTGATGGTCAGCGTGACCGGCTACGGTATTGCCCTGATCTTCGCCCTGCAGGGAGCCCCGGACCTGGCGCTGACCCAGATGCTGGTGGAAACCATTGTGCTGGTCGCGTTTGTGCTTGCCCTGCGGTCGCTGCCGGCCCGGCTGTGGAAGCGGGAACCCTCCGGGCACCGCCTGCTGCGGGCGCTGCTGGGGATCGGCTTCGGTACCGCCATGGTGGTCATCGCCATGACGGCCATGGCCTCACGCGTTGCCGAACCCATTTCGCTGGCTTTCCCGAACCTGGCCTACGAGGTGGGCGGCGGTGCCAACATCGTCAACGTCACCCTCGTCGACATCCGGGCGTGGGACACCTTCGGCGAGATCTCGGTGCTGGCCATGGCCGCCACCGGTGTTGCCTCCCTGATCTTCGTGCGCGGCCGCGGCGACAAGCGGCGCCGCGCGGAGAACGTGGCCACCGGCTCCGTGGACCGCGGGCGCGAGTATTTCGCAGCCTCGGGCCGGCAGGAGGCCACGCTGGCGATGGCCCGCAAGTTCTCCAGCGTCAGCCGAGACGCGTGGCTGGTGGCCGGGCGCACCCTGGCCCCGGAACGGCGCTCCATCATCTTCGAGGTGGTCACCCGCCTGCTGTTCCACTCGGTGATCATGTTCTCGATCTACCTGTTGCTGGCCGGGCACAACCTGCCCGGCGGCGGGTTCGCCGGCGGGCTGATGGCAGGGCTCGCCCTGACCATCCGCTATCTCGCCGGCGGCCGCTTCGAACTGGCCGAGGCCAGCCCGGTCAGCGCCGGCCTGCTGCTCGGCGGCGGGCTGGGCCTGGCCGGACTGTCAGCAGCTGCACCGCTGGCCTTCGGCGGACAGATCCTGCAAAGCGCCATCATCAAGTTCACCTGGCCTGTCTTCGGCGAGATCAAGTTCGTCACCTCCACCATTTTCGACATCGGCGTGTACCTGGTGGTGGTGGGGCTGGTCCTGGATGTCCTGCGCAGCCTGGGCTCTGAAATCGACGAACGCAGCGAGGGTGGCTCCGCTCCCGAGGCGGAGCTGGTGGAACCCGAACCCGAAGTCCCCGCCACCGAAGAACGAGAAGAAGAAGAGGAGGAGGTGTCCCGATGA
- a CDS encoding Na+/H+ antiporter subunit E, which produces MTRKAQMRNRPRVPLLKEIPLLIWLVFLWGALWQDFSAGNLIFGAVIAFIVANIFYLPPVELSGRFNPLYALGFAVRFFYKLVQASFEVLWLSLAKGPNIKNAVVGVKLRSHSDLLVTATGHSLSLIPGSLVVEVDRSTSTLYLHCLNVSTPEQADRVRKDVRDTESWLIRTIGTREDLEVLKAEQALARRKPADGTGTTPGTTTPGPGNTATSRKGGSA; this is translated from the coding sequence ATGACCCGCAAGGCACAAATGCGCAACCGGCCCCGCGTCCCGCTGCTCAAGGAAATCCCGCTGCTGATCTGGCTGGTGTTCCTCTGGGGCGCCCTTTGGCAGGACTTCAGCGCCGGCAACCTGATCTTCGGGGCCGTCATTGCCTTCATCGTGGCCAATATCTTCTACCTGCCCCCGGTGGAGCTCAGCGGCCGGTTCAATCCGCTCTACGCCCTGGGCTTCGCGGTCCGGTTCTTCTACAAGCTGGTCCAGGCCAGCTTCGAGGTGCTGTGGCTCTCGCTCGCCAAGGGGCCGAACATCAAGAACGCCGTAGTGGGGGTGAAGCTGCGCAGCCACTCGGACCTGCTGGTCACTGCCACCGGACACTCCCTTTCGCTGATTCCCGGCTCCCTGGTGGTTGAGGTGGACCGCTCCACTTCCACCCTGTACCTGCACTGCCTGAACGTCTCAACCCCGGAGCAGGCGGACCGGGTCCGCAAGGATGTCCGGGACACCGAGTCCTGGCTGATCCGGACCATCGGCACCCGCGAAGACCTCGAGGTGCTCAAGGCCGAGCAGGCCCTGGCCCGCCGGAAGCCGGCAGACGGTACCGGAACGACACCAGGGACAACGACACCAGGGCCCGGGAACACCGCAACCAGCCGCAAGGGAGGCTCCGCATGA
- a CDS encoding Na(+)/H(+) antiporter subunit C, protein MSVNITFMVIMGALYACGIYLLLERSLTRVVLGLTMLTNATNILLLSTGGFQGLAPLFNPGIAAEDYNDPLPQAFILTSIVISFSVTAFMLGIIYRSWVLSRQDEVQDDIEDRRVASQSSFDAEDDADVPEDTTEFTPPEEAEEAPGSLRATGQSTSPEAKE, encoded by the coding sequence ATGAGCGTCAACATCACCTTCATGGTCATCATGGGCGCGTTATACGCCTGCGGCATCTACCTGCTCCTCGAGCGCAGCCTGACGCGCGTGGTGCTGGGACTGACCATGCTCACCAACGCCACGAACATCCTGCTGCTCTCCACCGGCGGCTTCCAGGGCCTGGCTCCGCTGTTCAACCCGGGCATCGCGGCGGAGGACTACAACGATCCGCTGCCGCAGGCCTTTATCCTGACGTCGATCGTGATTTCCTTCTCGGTGACCGCGTTCATGCTGGGCATCATCTACCGCTCCTGGGTGCTGAGCCGCCAGGACGAGGTCCAAGACGATATCGAAGACCGCCGCGTGGCAAGCCAGAGCAGCTTCGACGCGGAAGACGACGCCGACGTCCCCGAGGACACTACCGAATTCACACCGCCCGAAGAGGCTGAAGAGGCGCCGGGTTCCCTGCGTGCCACCGGTCAGAGCACCAGCCCGGAGGCCAAGGAATGA
- a CDS encoding MFS transporter, which produces MVSKTEHPRVSSGPGTARPHVRKRVILAWASWDWGSAAFNAVMTTFVFTVYLTSESFGGEAHASSVLGYGIALAGLVVAVLAPVVGQRSDAGGRRKTWLGVNTALICIVTALCFFVFPSPEFLLLGVGLIALGNVFSEFAGVNYNAMLSQISTPATIGRVSGFGWGMGYVGGIAALALVLVGFINPDVGWFGVTSENGLNIRAVAVFAAVWLAVFALPVMFAVPEVPRQERAAGIGFIASYGLLFRRIKAIFKTSPHTIWFLLASAVFRDGLAAVFTFGGVIASGTFGWLLSEVIIFAIFGNVVAAVGAIIGGFLDDRVGPKNVIVFSLVGLLVSGGVIAVLGPDDVDLLGMQWSGDTTFWVFGLLLCLFVGPAQSASRAFLARLAPAGDEAELFGLYATTGRAVSFLAPALFAAFIGIFGAQRYGIIGILLVLFLGLLALLPVRSPEKAPRAVVPEA; this is translated from the coding sequence ATGGTCTCAAAAACAGAACACCCACGGGTTTCCTCCGGCCCGGGCACAGCACGGCCGCACGTGAGGAAACGGGTGATTCTTGCCTGGGCTTCCTGGGACTGGGGATCGGCAGCGTTCAACGCCGTGATGACCACCTTTGTTTTCACCGTCTACCTGACCTCGGAAAGCTTCGGCGGTGAAGCTCATGCCTCCTCCGTCCTGGGGTACGGCATTGCGCTGGCCGGTCTTGTCGTGGCGGTGCTGGCTCCGGTGGTGGGTCAGCGCTCCGACGCGGGCGGCCGGCGCAAAACCTGGCTCGGGGTCAATACGGCGCTGATCTGCATCGTCACTGCCCTGTGCTTCTTCGTGTTCCCGAGCCCCGAGTTCCTGCTGCTCGGCGTCGGGCTGATCGCGCTGGGCAACGTGTTCAGTGAATTCGCCGGCGTCAACTACAACGCCATGCTGTCCCAGATTTCGACGCCGGCCACGATAGGCCGGGTCAGCGGGTTCGGCTGGGGCATGGGGTACGTCGGCGGAATTGCCGCGTTGGCGCTGGTGCTGGTCGGCTTCATTAATCCCGACGTCGGCTGGTTCGGCGTCACCTCGGAGAACGGCCTGAACATCCGTGCCGTTGCGGTCTTCGCGGCCGTCTGGCTCGCCGTGTTTGCGCTGCCGGTGATGTTCGCCGTGCCCGAAGTCCCGCGGCAGGAACGCGCCGCAGGCATCGGCTTCATTGCCTCGTACGGGCTGCTGTTCCGCCGCATCAAGGCCATTTTCAAGACCAGCCCGCACACCATCTGGTTCCTGCTTGCCAGTGCGGTGTTCCGCGACGGCCTGGCCGCAGTCTTCACCTTCGGCGGCGTGATTGCCTCCGGGACCTTCGGCTGGTTGCTGTCCGAGGTGATCATCTTTGCCATCTTCGGCAACGTGGTGGCTGCCGTCGGTGCCATCATCGGCGGTTTCCTGGACGACAGGGTCGGACCCAAGAATGTCATTGTCTTCTCATTGGTCGGGCTGCTGGTCTCCGGCGGGGTGATCGCCGTCCTCGGCCCCGACGACGTGGACCTGCTGGGGATGCAATGGTCCGGTGACACCACGTTCTGGGTGTTCGGCCTGCTGCTGTGCCTGTTCGTTGGTCCTGCCCAGTCGGCGTCCCGGGCGTTCCTGGCCCGGCTGGCCCCGGCGGGCGACGAGGCGGAACTCTTCGGGCTCTACGCCACGACCGGACGTGCCGTGAGCTTCCTGGCACCGGCGCTGTTCGCAGCATTCATCGGGATCTTCGGCGCCCAGCGTTACGGCATCATCGGCATCCTGCTGGTACTGTTCCTCGGCCTGCTGGCGCTGCTGCCGGTCCGCTCTCCCGAGAAGGCACCGCGCGCCGTCGTTCCGGAGGCATAG
- a CDS encoding monovalent cation/H+ antiporter complex subunit F — MMDIFVVIVAVMLALAAAGAIFRIARGPSILDRVLAADVLLTIVGAALATDMIVNRNLNYLALLVSISLIGFIGSVTVARFVTDRR; from the coding sequence ATGATGGATATCTTCGTGGTCATTGTGGCCGTCATGCTGGCCCTGGCAGCGGCCGGAGCCATCTTCCGCATCGCCCGCGGACCGTCCATCCTGGACCGGGTCCTGGCTGCCGACGTGCTGCTGACCATTGTGGGCGCGGCCCTGGCCACCGACATGATCGTGAACCGCAACCTGAACTACCTGGCGCTCCTGGTGTCTATTTCCCTCATCGGGTTCATCGGCTCCGTGACCGTTGCCCGCTTCGTTACGGACAGGAGGTAG
- a CDS encoding ABC transporter ATP-binding protein has product MPGPSTVSAPVAVSARDFSWRHAGRRSPALSSLTLDIAAGEKVLLLGASGAGKSTLLHALAGVLGEGSGPDAAGEQHGSLTLDGVDPLQAHGRAGLVLQDPDSQLVLSRVGDEVAFGAENLRVPPQEIWERVRTSLDDVGLAVPLHHSTAALSGGQKQRLALASVLAMRPGLLLLDEPTANLDPDGVTEVRAAVERVLARTGATLIVVEHRVAVWADVVDRVVVLAAGGGILADGPPGQVLSDPGTRARLAAAGVWLPGAAPDVAGPAPGSPGAPLLEALGLSAGRPKAPAVLRGVDLELRAGSALGITGPNGAGKSTLALTLGGLLKPAAGTLQAAPALAGRAGTAPWRWKSTDLVTRIGTVFQEPEHQFLAPTVHDELAFGPRRTGHRSETDIAGLVQALAERLRLTALLDANPFTLSGGEKRRLSVATMIATEPDILLLDEPTFGQDANTWAELVGLLRSLLAEGKAVVSVTHDAEFLAALGGNLLRVEHGTALAGAVA; this is encoded by the coding sequence ATGCCCGGGCCTAGTACCGTCTCCGCTCCGGTAGCCGTCAGCGCCCGGGATTTCAGCTGGCGGCACGCCGGCCGGCGCAGTCCGGCGCTCTCCTCGCTGACCCTGGACATCGCGGCCGGCGAAAAGGTACTGCTGCTCGGTGCCTCCGGAGCGGGCAAATCCACGCTGCTGCACGCCCTGGCCGGAGTCCTCGGCGAAGGTTCCGGCCCCGATGCCGCCGGCGAGCAGCATGGCAGCCTGACCCTGGACGGGGTTGACCCGCTGCAGGCGCACGGCCGAGCCGGGCTGGTGCTGCAGGACCCCGATTCGCAACTGGTGCTCTCCCGGGTGGGGGACGAGGTGGCCTTCGGCGCGGAGAACCTCCGCGTTCCGCCGCAGGAGATCTGGGAACGGGTCCGGACGTCCCTGGACGACGTCGGCCTGGCGGTGCCGCTGCACCATTCCACTGCCGCACTTTCCGGCGGCCAGAAGCAGCGCCTGGCCCTGGCCTCGGTGCTGGCGATGCGCCCGGGCCTGCTGCTGCTTGATGAGCCCACGGCGAACCTTGACCCCGACGGCGTGACCGAGGTGCGGGCCGCCGTCGAACGCGTACTGGCCCGAACCGGCGCAACCCTGATTGTGGTGGAGCACCGGGTGGCCGTCTGGGCGGACGTGGTGGACCGCGTGGTGGTCCTCGCGGCCGGCGGCGGAATCCTGGCCGACGGGCCGCCCGGCCAGGTGCTTTCCGACCCCGGAACCCGCGCCCGGCTCGCCGCAGCCGGGGTGTGGCTGCCCGGAGCCGCCCCCGACGTGGCCGGGCCGGCCCCGGGTTCCCCCGGAGCGCCGTTGCTTGAAGCACTCGGCCTCAGCGCCGGGCGGCCCAAAGCACCTGCTGTGCTGCGCGGAGTGGATCTGGAGCTGCGCGCCGGAAGCGCGCTGGGCATCACCGGCCCCAACGGGGCCGGGAAATCGACGCTGGCCCTGACCCTGGGCGGACTGCTGAAACCCGCGGCCGGAACCCTGCAGGCGGCACCGGCGCTGGCCGGGCGCGCCGGCACCGCGCCGTGGCGCTGGAAGTCCACCGACCTGGTGACCCGGATCGGGACCGTCTTCCAGGAACCAGAGCACCAGTTCCTGGCCCCGACGGTGCACGACGAGCTGGCGTTCGGCCCGCGGCGCACCGGGCACCGGTCCGAAACGGACATCGCCGGCCTGGTCCAGGCCCTGGCCGAACGGCTGCGGCTTACCGCCCTGCTGGACGCCAACCCCTTCACGCTCTCCGGCGGGGAGAAGCGCCGCCTGTCGGTTGCCACCATGATCGCCACGGAACCGGACATCCTGCTCCTGGACGAACCCACCTTCGGGCAGGACGCCAATACCTGGGCCGAACTGGTGGGCCTGCTCCGCTCCCTGCTGGCCGAGGGCAAGGCGGTGGTCTCGGTGACTCATGACGCCGAATTCCTGGCCGCGCTGGGCGGAAACCTCCTGCGCGTGGAGCACGGCACCGCCCTGGCCGGAGCGGTGGCATGA